A stretch of the Nicotiana tabacum cultivar K326 chromosome 6, ASM71507v2, whole genome shotgun sequence genome encodes the following:
- the LOC142181911 gene encoding uncharacterized protein LOC142181911: MKAQALADHLDKNPVDDEYQPLSTYFPDEELNSVEVISDDTNAWKMFFDGDVNAKGFGIGAILISPSDLIIQQAQGEWETLDVKLIPYRQHVEDLSKRFKSVEFRCIPRFHNELTDALANLASMLPYPGNVHFDPLEIQIRERQGYCSIVEIEHDVQPWYQDIKRFLKTKEYPEQASGD, encoded by the exons ATGAAAGCTCAAGCTTTAGCGGATCACCTGGATAAAAATccggttgatgatgaatatcagCCTCTGAGTACTTACTTTCCAGACGAGGAATtaaattcagttgaggtaatCTCAGAcgacaccaatgcttggaaaatgttcttcgatggagatGTGAACGCAAAAGGTTTCGggattggggcaatcttgatctcacccagtG ACTTGATTATCCAACAagctcagggtgaatgggaaactctgGATGTtaagcttattccatacaggcaacatgtggaagatcttagcaagcgATTCAAGTCCGTCGAGTTCAGGTGCATTCCTCGCTTTCACAATGAGTTAACGGATGCACTAGCTAATTTGGCCTCGATGCTGCCATATCCAGGAAATGTACACTTTGATCCTCtagaaattcaaattcgagaAAGACAGGGTTATTGCAGCATAGTTGAAATAGAGCATGATGTTCAACCATGGTATCAGGATATTAAAAGATTCTTGAAAACAAaagaatatcccgagcaagcTAGTGGAGACTAA